Part of the Benincasa hispida cultivar B227 chromosome 11, ASM972705v1, whole genome shotgun sequence genome, tctcgagagagctaggttagaatctggactcgaaagagcaatatggcttgcataaataagagatagggacttagagataagctttgtttgtcaacttgcatcgcatgcatcccaGGAatggaatgatattatgtggtcgcatatttatgtgaatgtcatgttgtcatcgcataaatagagatggaggtttatgtgtaaaccctgtagacttattgcataattatcgcatgcgttctagccttagaagctgtggtattcgcaccgagaggtggtttactgttgtatgcatatTACATGAtccaaagcatgaacgcattctagggagtgttagccgaaatctttctcaatccattcaccgcatattcatcgcatttcccgtttatCAACTCCTTTCAAACTgtgccgcatttgttatttctttttaatcaacACAATCaaaaaccaaacactttatttattttcccggttaccgcaaagttttcataaaaaaaaattatcaacgcaatctattttcacaagttcctgtgttcgaccctggacttactaggaaacttagaggaatttacacttgaattccgctggggaaacttgagtgcacaacgcaatccatcaacgcatatcatccatatttccacttaataaaataacgcatcaatttTTTGGGTATGCGATCATCTAGTAAGTGAACGACACTACACAATgaggtaagcgatcatgtaggcgTGCGCTGGGCGATTGTGTAGTAATTGCGCGGAGGTAAACAATGCTCGCAGTAGCTAAGCGATAGGCTATGcgtgagatcgttgagagcgagatcagcaAGATCGCTGAGAAAGAGATCGTTGAGAGCAAAATCgacgagatcgttgagagcgagatcagcgagattgCTGAGAGCGAAATCgtttgctagacgatagacgttgggcactagacgatggacgttgggtgctagacgatagacgttgggcactagacgatggacgTTGGGTGTTAGACGATAGACATTGGgagctagacgatagacgttgaatgctagacgatagacgcTGGAAGCTAGACGATAAGCGCTAATTTTTCAGAGGTCGAGAGTTGCAAATTTTCTCATCTTCCCTTACAGATCTTCTTTAGTTTTCGacaggtcgagggttgaaccctTATCCTCTTCTCAGGTCGAGGGTCAAACTCTCgatctcttctttaattttttataggtcgagggttgaaccctcgacaaaatattttaaactaaatccCTGCCTCGAAATCTCCAAAACAACCATagatttctaaatagtttcaaaaccaCTATATTTCCctaaataattttcctaatcacgatattaaaaaaaaggtcCTTTTAAATGGGTCTTCTTTGTCCAATTTTCCTTCGTTTCAACGGCTGCTGATAAATTGGAAGTTCCATCTGACCCACATCAACGAACACCCGATCAACACAGAGATTGAATTCCTTTGTCACTCCCACACCGCGACGAGACGGTCTTTCGTTGCTCAGCTTGGATTAAGAGCTCCAATTTTGAGCACCACTGCGAAATTTTGCGAGCCTAATGGAGGAACCTAATCTtataggagaagaagaagaaaagccaTGTTCAATGGAGAATCTATGCAGGAAGGAGAAGAGGAAAGCGTTGAAGAAGATTAAACGGAAGCAATTAAGAAAAGAGGTGGCACTGAAAATGCTACAGGAAGAGGAGGCGCGGTTGAACGATCCTGAAGAGCAGAGGAGGATTCGGTTGATGGAGTTGGAGGAGGAGGAGAGGTCGGAGAGGGAGAGGAAGCTATTCGAGGAAAGTGAAAGGGCGTGGATGGAGGCTATggagttgaagaagaagaaaatggctgaggaggaagaagaagagcagCAAAGGAGAGCGCTGGAAGAAGAATCGACGGCGCGGCAGGTTTTTCTTTCCCTTCTAGTGATTCTGTGGTGGCTAtctgttattttattttattccaattttggCTTTGTTGTTGAACAGTACTCGTAGCCTGTTGATAGATTTCTAGTTAGCTTTCAGCTTTATAGTCTATGATTGATTACTGAGTCAGTTTCCTCCATACATAAAAAACATCATGAAATTCTTGTAACAGAAACTGCAATCGCTTTCTATTACTATGCCGTGGGTCACATGTCTCCTTGTCACTCCACCAGTTTGAAACCTTCTTTTGTAGgctgaaaatgaaaatgagttTAATGAGGAAGATGGTTGGGAATACATTGAAGGGCCTGCAGAAGTAATCTGGAAAGGAGAAGagataattttgaagaagaaaCTAATTAAGGTTCCTAAGAAGGGTGTTCAACCTGAGAAAAGCCTTGAGGTATTCATTCTGCAACTAGGCTATTATTGTTGTCTAGATCATCATTGTTTATGTTAACCTGGGACATGTTGGAAAGAAAATTCTTATGATCAtagatatttatatattattatttctgTAGGATGCTCATAGGCCTACATCAAACCCTCTTCCTCCGCAATCTGAAGCTTTTACAGATTATATGAATGCACCAATTTCAACTAGACAAGTGATTGAGGATGTTGCAAGCCAAGTGCCAAACTTTGGAACTGAACAGgcatttctccttctcttcctttgTATACCTACTATCTGTACATACCTATTCCTTCTCTAGTAgttttatatctattcaattgTCATCGTAATAAATAACCTTTACctattgttatatttttgtTCCAACAGGATAAATCACATTGTCCATTCCATCTTAAAACTGGAGCTTGTCGATTTGGTCAACGTTGTAGCAGAATTCACTTCTATCCTGACAAATCGTGTACATTGCTTATCAAGAACATGTATAATGGTCCTGGCCTTGCTTGGGAGCAAGACGAGGGCCTGGAGGTCTGTTAATGATGCTCATACAATTATTGTATCCTCAAAATGACTTTGAAGTATTGCTATTGCATCAATTATCTCTGAAATTGTTTTGAAACATCTCTTTTAGGAGACACCTGAATTTTTACCTCTATATATGCCCATTTAGGTATAAATTCGTTGGCAAAAatctatataaattatttttatggtTTAATCAGTAAGCACTAATTATTAGAATTAGATTAACTTGTTTTGGTACATTTTATGACTAGAGAATTCATCAGACTAGATATAATGCTGTTATTTTTTGGTCTTCACACGTTCAGTTTGAGTGGAAGGGAAGAGAACATGAGACCTGAGCTATCATTGTTTTGCTGGTGTTCTTGGGTTAATATATTGTTCCTTTATCAAGACATTATGATTAAAGCTGTTAAAATTAAGAATGGATTTATCAGGTTATTGTAATTTCACCTTGCATCCTAAATGGATTATACTTTGGGTACAAGGGCTGATCTTTGACAAAATAATATATGAAGCTTAGTTCTTGCCAATCTGGCGACTGGAAAAAATTATCCTTAAGAGTCGATCTCTTCCTTAGATGCCTAATGCAACCATTATACTGAGATTCATTGTGTTGGGATTGTTGATggtattaataattaatatcctggatttatttttatattgaaGTTCTTGACCTACTTTATATCAGAGACTTACTGCAAGAATTGTGTCAAGTTGTCATGGAGGGTTACAGTATTGCTCTTGAGTCCCTTTGGAGTTGATAATACGAAAACAAATTTTGTATCCTACTTGCATTGTCTTTgcaactatcatatagttttttaCTTGCATGCTTGTTGTTAGTAATAGTATATTGCTTTCTTTTTCCTATTTATCCCATTCTTTCTCTGTTGAAGGAGTGGTtttcgttatttatttttattatttttgtgaaatatatatttatatatctttTCTGCATGCAGTCTGACATTTAATTGTAATAGccgttaatttttttattaaccaTAACAAATTCCTACTTTAGTTTTTCTCCGTAGCACTTGTTTTGTTGAACCAAATTAAAAAGGAGCTCCCACCCATACTATGGCTATAATCTCTAATGTGGGGTGGCTAATGGCTTACTGGTGTAGAACCAATTCTTGGAGAATCATAGAAAATAggaattttattatatctttCAAATGACAGTCTTCCCTCTTTAAATAGATCCAAAGAGGAAGGGTTTGTTCACACCTAAACTGAAACTAATTTTAATCAAAACttaataaactaaaaacagTAGAAATAAGAATACAAAGGAAAGCATAAAAACATCTTATACAAATGGTAAACTAGCCGAAGGTCCCTACATCActtacaatttatttattatttatttatttttatttttggagcTGGTGTCAGCTGGTATCACTTTCAGAACTCTAAGGCTAGTACTAACCCATGGTTGTGTGGTCATTCTTCAAGAGGAAAGCTAAGTTTGGGTGTGCTGTAAGAGCCATCTTATGGGTTCTTTGGAAGGAATGAAAAGTTAGCGTTTTAAAGATGAACATAGTACCTTTGAGGGCATGTGGTCGTGGTATTCGTATTACATCTTGTTGGCCACTCCTGGCGTTCTTTAACCAGGTTGTTATGTAGGTTGTTACATCTTTAACCAGTCACTCCTGGCCAACTGAAGCAGTTATTATGTAAACTCCATAGGTGTGAGTTGGATGATGACTCATCTCCCCATCATTTGGACATTTTTGTGTTTGGTTCCGTGTTAGTTTCCTGAAAGAACAGCCTAGAAATAAAGCTCGACTGAAGTGGCAGTGGAGAACTCACTTTGAGATGAAAAGCTCATTGCATAatccttctttttttaaaaaaatgaaaacaacaaatttcattgagaaaaaaaagaaaaaaagaaaaagaaagaatacacGGGCATATAAAAAACAAGCCCACAAAAGAGAGAACTCCCTTTTATCAAGGGAGGAAAGTGGGTGGATCCTCCGTTGTTCAATGGGAAATTTACTCTGGCCAACAGTAGAGCGTGAAGTAGGATCAACAGGTTCTAGTGTCTTTGGATTGGATTAAGATGTTTAGGGAGCTGCAATGGGTGGTAGGTCCGAGAGTTACCTTGGATCATTGGCCTTTAATCCTTACTTTGAGAAGTCAGAATTGGGGATCTCGTCCTTTTCGATTTGAGAATATGTAGCTCCAACATCCCTATTTAAAATCCCAGTTTCCCAGGTGGTGGAGTGAGCCTGTGCAGGGTAGATGGAAAGGCTTTTAGTTTATGGGTAAGTTGAGGGCTTTCCAAGGGAAGCTCAAGATTTGGAATAGAGAGGTTTTTGATGATGTTAAATTATAGAAACAGGAGATCTTGGCCAAGCATAAAGGGATTGATGAGTTGGATGTGGAGTTGGAGGGTCTTATGGATGGCTCTTTGAAGGCTGAAAGAATTCCCTTAAGACCCGGTTTGAGGAGGTTGGAGACAAAAAGTGAAGGTGGATTGGGCTAAGGATGGTGATTGCAATACCTCTTTCTTTCACAAGATGGCTAGTGGGCGAAAAAGCAAGAACTAATGAGGTTGAGGAGGTTATTAGAGATGAGAAGGGGATAGAGGAAGAGGTTATCTCATTCTTCTCGAGCCTTTACGGGCCGTAGTTGGTCACAAACCTTTTGTCGAAGgaattgattggaatcccatcggggggggggggggtagtGACGGTTTATCTAAACCTTTTACTTTAGAGGAGATTAAATAGGCAGTCTTTGGGAGTGATAGGCCTAAGTCCCCGGCCGGGATGGGGTCTCTTTGgcattttattaagaaaattggACTTTGATCGAAGAGGATCTAGTTAAAGCTTTTTGGTAATTTTTTGAAAGGGGTATCTTAAATAACTCCATTTTTTATACGTTCATCTATTTGATTCCGAAGGAGTCCGTGACCAGACCGTTTAGTCTGATTACGAGTGTGTATAAAATTCTTGCTAAAGCGTTGGTTAATCGGCTGAAGAAAGTGCTCCTGTCAACTATTTCGAAGTTTCAAGGGGCTTTTGTAGCGGGTAGACAAATTTTGGATCAAGTCCTCGAGACAGATGAGGAATATAGATCTAGAAAGAAGGAAGGTGTCCTCCTTAAGATTGACTTTGAGAAAGCTTATGTCCATGCAGACTGGAATTTTTTGGACCAAGGTCTTGGAGAAGACGGGTTTTGGTTACAAATGGAGGATGTGGATGTGGGGTTATTTGTGAGACGTGAGTTACTCCTCCTTTATTAATGGGAGGCCAAGAGGAAAAGTGGTGGTGACTAGGGGTCTTAAGACAAGGAGACCCTCTTTCCTTGATTCCTTCTACCTAGCACCAAGACGCTCCACCTACCTAATTAAGAACAATCTTCCATTTCTTTCCTACCAAAGAGCCCATAGGAAAGCTCTACAAGCATTACCCACAAGATTCTTGGATTTCCTTTGAGCCACCATCTGGataaccattcaaaaaggtcATGTTCCACTTTCTTAGGAGGGTACCAAACAAATTAAACCGTTTGATAATGTGCATCCAGCTTTTATAAGTAAACTTGCAGTGAAGGAAAAGGTGATTGTTGGATTCTTTGCTATTGTAACAAAAAAAGGCAGATGTTTGGATTCCTTCTTTGCTAGGAAACATGGACACCGACACGTGACATGGCGACAATGACATGATGGCACGtcgattttaaaaaaagtaggaCCACGACACGTCGGGAacacattatttatttatttatttttaaattaagtatATGTCGTACATATAAACATATTGTGAAATATTCCATTTAAAAACATCAGGATAATAAGTTAACAACCATACAATTCATGAAAATGATGACAATAGATAAAATGACTAACGGTTCATTGTCATAAGTCATAACAAGTTTTAGTAATTAGTTCAACTCAACAAAAGTTACAAAaccacaaaatagaataaaagaaGCCAAGCCTTCTAcatattttcttcattcttgTCCAATGTCCTCTTGGCAATTTTGAGCTTCATTCTCATCACCATCATCAGTAAAAACTATAGCTTTCAATTCTGGTTCATCCAAAGATAAACTAGCTACTTTAAGCATTCCCGCATCTTCAAATGAATCAAATGAATCTCCAGCAATGTCCCACATTTTCGTCTCTCCTTTGAAGTATTCAAGAGTTCTTGataaaaaaatggagattgcaGTGGATGTACACCAAGTCTTTTGCACATTGAGGTGTCATCTTGTTCCTTCTCATGGAGTATACAAATGaatatgtacttcaatttctcTCCCAACTCAAGGAAGATGAAGGTTGAACAAGTAACTCCATAGCTAGTTACTATAAATTGGAGTAAAGGCACCATGGATGGCGCACCTAAATCTTCAGAGACATATTATATCTATTATGTATGGAATCATGTTCAACAAACTCTGTAGACATTGTAGGGAAATTGACAAATTCAATGTTCATTCTTGTTCCCTCATCCTCTGAACTAAAATATCTCTTGATACACTTCATCCTCTCTCTTGATACTTCTAAGTCTTTATGTGGTGGGACTCGAGTCTTGTCTTCTTCAAGCCATTGTGCGCTATaatacctaaataaaattttaaaatatacctTGGATTTAGAGAATACTCTTTATGTGGTGCTTAGGAATGTTCTTCAAAGTGAGAGTGTGAACTACACATGGCATCCAAACTATGGGAAACTATGATTCAATAATTTGTCTTGCACTTTTACAATTTGCAACATTGTCAGTGattatttgaatcacattctcATGTCGCACTCACTTATGACTTCTTTCATCATATTTACTATGAAGTATTTTCTTTATTCTCGCCTGAGAAATCTACAACTTTACATTGGTCCTCTTTCTGTGATTgtcataaagttaattaatggtCTCCTCTACAAATCGCTCCATCCATCATTGACAATACTTGTCCCAGACAACCTACTTTTAATAGATTGCAACAATCTCTCTAcatttgctttttctttttggagaagAGTTGCTCTCAACTTATTATACCCCGGAGGTAAATAACCTAACAAAGCATTATTTGCAACCAAAGTAAATGCGTTCACATAATGTGGATTCTAGCCAAATGAAAAGGCAAACCTGAGGAATAAAGCATTCCAACTATCTCTAAATCCACTTGATCACGAATTGCCAAGTTAAACGACTTCTCAAGTGCACAAacatttcctttccttttcttttgttgaATAAGAATATGAATAGCTACCCATACTTGAGATTCAGTTTGTATATGTTGTGAAGGTGGTAAAGGAACTTCTTTAGGAGCATTCCTTGCAGTATGAGCTTTAGCTTCATCTTCTAACTTTTGTATGTCAGCCAGATCTTTAGGGGTGACCTTTTTACATACTCCAATCCCAAATCCTCCAAATTTTAGTAGGTGTGCCTTAACTCTTGTATAAGaacctttatattttttttacaaaaatttcaTTACCAAGCAATATTCAGGGTCCATTCAATCTTTCATTTTTGTCACATATTGCCATAATGGTTTCATTTCATCTTCGGTAGtcattttctaattaatttcaGTATGACTTAAGATGACTCTGCCATACtagtttttaaataaaacaaaaagaacaaaataaaaatgggaTGTTCataaaagggagaaaaaaacaaaaagaaaaaatagatatgGGGGAGAAAGAAACCAAAGTGTTGTGAGGGTTGGTTGGGCTTTAAGTCGGCCTTTGAGAAAGGAGGGAGATCGTTCATGACTTCGTGGTGGACGTCTGTCTTTGAGAAACAAAAAAGGACGGACAATAACCCCAAAAACATATCATAAATTGTTGGGCTGGGTTTTTGGGCTTCAAATGCccgttttaattgttttttttttttttttttcaattttgcagGCCCTGTGTCCCTTTACGTGTCTCAGCCATGTCCTTCTGGGCATGtcagaaattaaaataataataataaaataattgacaTGCTAGCTGGTGTGTCCAACACGTGTCGGGGCATGTCGGTGTCCGACACGTGTCCAACACAGACATTTGGCCATCTTAGGAGTATTGGTGCTTTATAGCTTCTTTGAATTCTTTCCATAGTGTTTAGACGGCCATGCGGCAAGACACCATAGAAAAGTTTTTACTTTCTTGGGACTTTTACGTTccatttgctaaaaaaaatccCAGTCGACTCAGGAGCCTAACAGATTGTCTTTCTCTGAGTTTGGTTTTGTCCCTCAAGGACGTCGATGAACTTTTCCCATTCAGCCAATTCACAGTCAAAAAGCCCCCTTCTAATATCCAAATTCCACACTTCTCTCTGAGAGGACCAAACATTTTGGATCATATAATATCTGgaatttgctatgcagtaaaTGGCAGGGATTTTTAATGCAGAAAGGCCTCGAAGAATCCCATTTATCCTCCCAGAATTTGACCATATCACCAATCCCAACCTTATAAGTTTGCTCctgtaaaaaaaatctttattttttcaaatatttttccgGGGGCTGCAAGTAATCTTTTAATTTCTAATGCAAGGAATCCATCGACTCTGAGTAGCCAAATTTGGTTTCTATCACCTTCTTCCAGAGGGTATTCTCAGGCTGAGAATATCTCGACACTCGCTTAGCTAGAAAAGCACTATTCTTCTTCAATCACCCACACCCAGGCCCCTGAGATTTGAAGCAGTGACCGTTTTCCAATTATCTAAGTGACTTCCTTTTTGTTCGCTCCTTTCCAGTCGAAGTCCCTGATAATTTTGTCAATGATGGAGCTCACTTTGCTAGGGATTCTGAAAACGGAGAGAAAGTAGCGATTGAAGCCATTAGCAACACTTGGTTTTTTACCATTATAAGGGAAAGTGAAAAATGATGAAAGAAGcctactttgttttttttttggtttggttttgttttgttttttttgcatatatattttttatttgttccaTTTCCTCCCACCGAGgaatttaaacaattctgtTCATAGGAAAAGTCTTCAATAACTCTCGATTTGTCATGCCACTCTTGTTTctcatttttatgaataaaactAAAGACATCCTATTTTTTTGAACAGTCTGGACGGACTGTTTAAATTTCTATTTCCCCTAGATATCTAAACTTTACGTTACCTTAATTACATCTAGACTTTACTAAGCTCAGGTAGTGGGACAGCATAATTTTGACCTATTTGGAGTGATCATGGATGGCACCTGGATTTGACATAGCATGTTTCGTTTGGAGTTGTAGGGGGTTCTGAAATGGAAATTGATGGACTAAGATTTGACCTTTTCCCTTTCAATTATCTAATTGGAATTTCTTATGGTGAAGTGCATTCTTGATTGATCTTCCTCTACCTTTTTTTCAGTTTACAGATGAGGAAATTGAACGCTGCTATGAAGAATTTTATGACGATGTGCATACTGAGTTTTTGAAGTACGGGGAAATTGTTAATTTCAAGGTCTCCTGCATTTGGTACCTTGTTTGTATGGTTTGTTTATGCTTTTGTTTTGTTGTCATTTCTTTATCTTAGCAGTGAGAAAATTCTTTTTAAGTTCCATTGCCATTTTAAGTTTTGGGTCCTTGCCGTTTTAAGTTTCAGATGTTTGGTTTTCTTCAATTAAATCCTCActtgtttaattttgttttgaggAGTTTCAAAGAGTTTTCAAGTCAAGTCTTTTGAGTGAGAAGATCTCTTCAAAGTTGCTTGGATTATTGCTTACCCTTGGTGTTTTATGCTCATTGCACCTTCAGCATCCatgcttttttttaatttggttattTTAGAATGATTCTGTTCTTTCAGCCTTGTCATTAAGTCTTTTGTCTTGCATTTGACTTTTTCTTTGTATCTTGTGCATTAGTCTCCttttattatttcaatgaaaacttcatttccttttcaaaaaaactagaaaaaaaaagtgagaaaatTCTTTCACTGGGTTTGGTTTTTGATATTTAACCTCAAAATTGCATTTGCTTACAGCGAAATATGGTATTTTTGTTCAGGTGTGTAGAAATGGCTCTTTCCACTTAAGGGGAAACCTTTACGTGCACTATAAGTCGGTGGACTCAGCTGTGCTTGCTTATAATGCCAACAATGGTCGTTTCTATGCAGGGAAACAGGTACTGATTTCTCCAATTATCCTCATTAGGACTAAGAGTAAGTGACTAGACGAAAGATATCTGTTCATCATCCTAAACCTCCTTGTGCTTATACAGAGCAAGATAttttgaacttttgaattttgttcATGTTATGAAGCTTCCCACTAACCTCAGTTTAGGTCATAACAAAGAAAGGAAGTTCTCTTGAGAGATTTGGACTCTTAAAAAGGAATGAGCTTGACTTCTCCCCTTCTCTTGCTGTTCTCAATCCAAAGCTTTTGCTAATTATTTCATTCAAGACATTTGTTTGAATTGGAATGCTTTTATTTCTTTAGTTTAGTTAATGTATTACTCTCTTTGTATCTTCCTTTGTTATGGTGTCTTGTATTTTTGAACATTAGACtcctttcattatatcaatgaaaattaatgaaaggttttctttcttaaataaaagaatgaactCTAGAACCCATGGCTGTAATACCAAgaatagaaagaaaatataGTCACGAGCTTAAATTGATCCAGATCCCCTATGATGTCATTGATTCAAAGAATTATGCCTTGAACGTGGGGTGCAATAAGCTTTATTTGGCCGAGAAGATTATTAAGCTTGGTCTGTCTTCTTAAGTGTATGCAAACTAAAATTTCATgtacaaataaagaaaacaataattTCCAATTCGTGTTTATGGTGCTCCCAAGgccaaaattataaaaactgtTCTTGCATGTATCATTTTTTTATGGTATTGCGCATAGCTCAgctagtaatttctcctccataCTTCTACAATCTACAATCTttttattatggttattattatttaattttaagaattcaGGAACTGttggttttttgtttgatttctttCCTAAGTGCATTGCTCTCTCCGCTTCTCTCCCTTTTTTCCCCCTTGCTTGGCTTTGAATCATCTGTGGATTTTTTTTATGACAGGTAATATGTGA contains:
- the LOC120091880 gene encoding zinc finger CCCH domain-containing protein 5 isoform X2, translated to MEEPNLIGEEEEKPCSMENLCRKEKRKALKKIKRKQLRKEVALKMLQEEEARLNDPEEQRRIRLMELEEEERSERERKLFEESERAWMEAMELKKKKMAEEEEEEQQRRALEEESTARQAENENEFNEEDGWEYIEGPAEVIWKGEEIILKKKLIKVPKKGVQPEKSLEDAHRPTSNPLPPQSEAFTDYMNAPISTRQVIEDVASQVPNFGTEQDKSHCPFHLKTGACRFGQRCSRIHFYPDKSCTLLIKNMYNGPGLAWEQDEGLERLTARIVSSCHGGLQYCS
- the LOC120091880 gene encoding zinc finger CCCH domain-containing protein 5 isoform X3, coding for MEEPNLIGEEEEKPCSMENLCRKEKRKALKKIKRKQLRKEVALKMLQEEEARLNDPEEQRRIRLMELEEEERSERERKLFEESERAWMEAMELKKKKMAEEEEEEQQRRALEEESTARQAENENEFNEEDGWEYIEGPAEVIWKGEEIILKKKLIKVPKKGVQPEKSLEDAHRPTSNPLPPQSEAFTDYMNAPISTRQVIEDVASQVPNFGTEQDKSHCPFHLKTGACRFGQRCSRIHFYPDKSCTLLIKNMYNGPGLAWEQDEGLEVC